A region of Bacillus cabrialesii DNA encodes the following proteins:
- a CDS encoding undecaprenyl-diphosphatase — protein MNYEIFKAINGLSHHNSVLDSIMVFITEYAIIAYALILLVIWVFGNTQSRKNVLYAGITGIVGLVINFLITQVYFEPRPFVTHTVHTLIPHDADASFPSDHTTGALAISIAMLFRNRKIGWPLVIFGLLTGFSRIWVGHHYPVDVLGSLVVSIIIGFLFFRFSDLLRPFVDLIVRIYEAIINKLTKKPTDQNF, from the coding sequence TTGAATTACGAAATTTTTAAAGCAATCAATGGACTATCTCATCACAATTCGGTTCTCGATTCCATTATGGTCTTCATCACGGAATATGCGATTATCGCCTATGCCCTCATCCTTTTGGTGATCTGGGTGTTCGGGAACACACAAAGCAGAAAAAATGTGCTTTACGCGGGTATTACTGGAATCGTGGGTCTTGTCATCAACTTCTTGATTACACAAGTTTATTTCGAACCCCGCCCGTTTGTGACGCACACGGTGCATACACTGATCCCTCATGATGCGGACGCTTCATTTCCGAGTGACCACACGACAGGTGCGTTAGCGATTTCGATTGCGATGCTTTTCAGAAACCGCAAAATCGGCTGGCCGCTTGTCATTTTTGGGCTTTTGACAGGATTTTCGAGAATTTGGGTGGGCCATCACTATCCGGTAGATGTATTGGGCAGCCTCGTTGTTTCCATCATTATCGGGTTCCTTTTCTTTAGATTTTCAGATCTGCTTCGCCCGTTTGTCGACTTGATTGTGAGAATCTATGAAGCCATCATTAATAAACTGACGAAAAAACCAACCGATCAAAATTTTTAA
- a CDS encoding VanZ family protein produces MNRLLLAGWTLFILLSVCTESFSGMVVSQTVAFHFQPHPDMFRFLDMDFTELAIPEALIQKIGHAFSFFVLTYLLWKQRGSVKSAAAGSFAFAFFTEVLQLFFSRNGCIRDVLIDTVGIVLFCGLYVLAKRRKHEMDEKY; encoded by the coding sequence GTGAATCGTCTATTGCTTGCGGGATGGACCCTGTTTATTCTGCTCTCTGTCTGTACGGAAAGCTTCAGCGGCATGGTCGTGTCACAAACGGTGGCTTTTCATTTTCAGCCGCACCCTGATATGTTTCGTTTTTTAGACATGGATTTTACAGAGCTTGCTATACCTGAAGCGCTGATTCAAAAAATCGGGCACGCGTTTTCCTTCTTTGTGCTGACCTATTTGCTGTGGAAACAGCGGGGCAGCGTAAAATCGGCGGCAGCCGGCTCATTCGCGTTTGCTTTTTTCACAGAAGTTCTTCAGCTCTTCTTCAGCAGAAACGGATGTATTCGTGACGTGCTCATTGATACTGTCGGAATTGTTTTGTTTTGCGGATTATATGTGTTGGCGAAGCGGAGAAAACATGAGATGGACGAAAAATATTAA